In Desulfovibrio sp., the genomic window GACAGGCTCTACACCGCTACCGAACTCCCCTGCCTCTGGCCCCCTACCCTTCGCTTTCCATCCGGGGCAAGCCTCAACCAACAAGCTTTTTTTTGCCCCCGCCTTCTGTTAGGCTCAAAACATGAACGAGCCCCAAGCCCCCTCCGCCCCCCTGCTGCAACTGGATAACCTGTCGGTGACCTTTACAACGACAAACGGCCCCCTGCATGCCGTGCGCAATGTGGATTTCAGCATGAACGAGGGCGAAACGGTCTGTCTTGTGGGCGAATCCGGCTGCGGCAAAAGCCTTACGGCCAAAGCTATCATGCGTCTTGCACCAGCCAATGCTGTGCTTGGCGGACGCATACTGTTGCACGGACAAAACCTGCTGGACCTGCCGGAAAAATCCATGCACACGGTGCGCGGGCGCCAGATCGGCATGATCTTTCAGGAGCCCATGACATCCCTCAACCCGGTGCTCAAGGTTGGCGACCAGGTGGCAGAGCCATTGCGCCTGCACGAAGGTCTGAACCGCGCGCAGGCCCGCGAGGCGGCCATAGAACTGCTGACCGAGGTTGGCATTCCCGCGCCTCAAAGCAGGTACGATGATTACCCCCACCAGCTCTCGGGTGGCATGCGCCAGCGCGTCATGATTGCCATGGCCCTGTCGTGCAGACCGGGGCTGCTGCTGGCCGACGAGCCAACCACCGCTCTGGACGCCACAATTCAGGGGCAGATTCTGCGCCTGCTTGCCGCCCGCTGCCACGAACGCCGCATGGCCGTGCTGCTGATCACCCACGATCTGGGCGTTGCGGCCCAAATGGCCGACACCGTGGGCGTCATGTACGCGGGCAGGCTGGTTGAGAGCGCCCCGGCGCAAGATCTGTTTGCCGATGCGCGCCA contains:
- a CDS encoding ABC transporter ATP-binding protein is translated as MNEPQAPSAPLLQLDNLSVTFTTTNGPLHAVRNVDFSMNEGETVCLVGESGCGKSLTAKAIMRLAPANAVLGGRILLHGQNLLDLPEKSMHTVRGRQIGMIFQEPMTSLNPVLKVGDQVAEPLRLHEGLNRAQAREAAIELLTEVGIPAPQSRYDDYPHQLSGGMRQRVMIAMALSCRPGLLLADEPTTALDATIQGQILRLLAARCHERRMAVLLITHDLGVAAQMADTVGVMYAGRLVESAPAQDLFADARHPYTQGLLHAAPSARSRGLERLPTIPGTVPSLQNMPAGCPFHPRCTAAMPRCKTEMPPTIAQGAHRTACWLVNPA